A single region of the Brassica rapa cultivar Chiifu-401-42 chromosome A03, CAAS_Brap_v3.01, whole genome shotgun sequence genome encodes:
- the LOC103857436 gene encoding transcriptional corepressor LEUNIG_HOMOLOG isoform X1, which translates to MAQSNWEADKMLDVYIYDYLVKKKLHNTAKSFMTEGKVSPDPVAIDAPGGFLFEWWSVFWDIFIARTNEKHSESAAAYIEAQQGKAKEQQMQLQQLQMMRQAQMRRDPSLGGPMNAIVSDGMVGQSNNASAMAAKMYEERMKQPNPMNAETSQPHMDPRMALLKSGTSHHGQMVQGNHQGGVSAALQQLQSRTQQTPEIKSEVNLGASPRQLPVDPSTVYGQGILQSKPGMGSAGLNPGVGVLPLKGWPLTGIDNMRQGLGPQVQKAFLQNQGQFQLSPQQQQQQQIMAQVQGQGNMTNSSVYGDMDTRRFSGLPRGNLNSKDGQQNANDGSIGSPMLSNSSKLINMPQVQQSSSQQQDPLLSQQNNRKRKGPSSSGPANSTGTGNTVGPSNSQPSTPSTHTPVEGVAMTGNMQHVNNMPKGPMMYGSDAIGGLASSANQLLQDDMEPFGDVGALEDNVESFLSQDDGDGGSLFGTLKRNPSEHTETSKVFSFNEVGSIRRSASKVICCNFSSDGKLLASAGHDKKVFIWNMETLHTEIPPEEHGHIITDVRFQPNSTQLATSSFDKTIKIWDVSKPGYFVRTISGHNAPVMSLDFHPKKTDLFCSCDTNNEIRFWSINAANCLRGIKGASTQVRYQPKLGQMLAAASENIVSIFDVEQYRGVHSFKGHSSSVHSICWNPTGELVASLSEDSVKVWSAGSGECIHELSSSGNKFHSCVYHPTYPNLLVIGGYQSLELWDTGENKCMTIAAHECVISALAQSSSTGMMASASHDKSVKIWK; encoded by the exons ATGGCGCAGAGTAATTGGGAAGCGGATAAGAT GCTTGACGTTTACATATATGATTATTTGGTGAAGAAGAAACTTCATAACACTGCTAAGTCCTTTATGACTGAAGGAAAAGTCTCTCCTGATCCTGTTG CGATTGATGCTCCTGGTGGGTTTCTTTTTGAGTGGTGGTCTGTGTTCTGGGACATCTTTATTGCAAGGACGAATGAGAAGCATTCTGAGTCTGCTGCAGCTTATATAGAG GCGCAACAAGGTAAAGCGAAGGAGCAGCAAATGCAATTGCAGCAGCTGCAGATGATGCGCCAAGCTCAAATGCGTAGGGATCCTTCTCTTGGGGGTCCGATGAATGCTATTGTTTCTGATGGGATGGTTGGGCAGTCTAACAATGCCAGTGCTATGGCTGCAAAAATGTACGAGGAACGTATGAAGCAACCTAATCCAATGAACGCTGAGACATCCCAACCCCATATGGATCCGAGGATGGCCCTTCTCAAATCAGGAACAAGCCATCATGG TCAGATGGTCCAAGGGAATCATCAAGGAGGTGTTTCGGCAGCACTGCAGCAACTTCAGTCACGAACTCAGCAGACCCCT GAAATCAAAAGTGAAGTAAATCTTGGAGCATCTCCAAGACAACTGCCAGTGGATCCGTCTACAGTTTATGGCCAGGGGATTCTGCAATCGAAGCCTGGGATGGGGAGTGCAG GATTAAATCCTGGAGTTGGTGTTCTTCCTTTGAAGGGATGGCCATTAACT GGCATCGATAATATGCGACAAGGTCTAGGCCCTCAGGTTCAGAAAGCTTTCCTTCAAAATCAAGGTCAATTTCAGCTCTCAccacagcagcagcaacaacaacagatCATGGCTCAGGTTCAAGGGCAAGGAAATATGACTAATTCGTCCGTGTATGGCGACATGGACACTCGCAGATTTTCAGGATTGCCCAGAGGAAACCTGAATTCCAAAGATGGCCAACAGAATGCAAATGATGGTTCTATTGGATCCCCTATGCTGTCAAATTCGTCaaaa CTTATAAACATGCCGCAAGTACAGCAATCTTCTTCTCAGCAACAAGATCCTTTACTATCACAGCAG AACAACCGCAAAAGAAAAGGACCTTCATCTTCTGGTCCTGCTAACAGCACAGGGACAGGAAACACGGTCGGCCCATCCAACTCACAGCCGTCAACTCCTTCAACGCATACCCCTGTCGAAGGAGTTGCTATGACTGGTAACATGCAGCATGTGAATAACATGCCAAAAGGGCCAATGATGTATGGTTCTGATGCAATAGGTGGTCTTGCATCATCAGCAAATCAACTG CTGCAGGATGACATGGAACCGTTTGGAGATGTGGGAGCCCTAGAAGATAACGTTGAATCGTTTTTATCCCAAGATGATGGAGATGGAGGAAGCTTGTTTGGCACCCTAAAGCGTAACCCTTCTGAGCATACCGAAACCTCAAAGG TTTTTAGTTTCAATGAGGTTGGCTCTATAAGAAGAAGTGCCAGTAAGGTCATCTGCTGTAACTTCTCATCTGATGGAAAATTGTTGGCTAGTGCTGGACATGATAAGAAG GTGTTTATTTGGAACATGGAAACGCTACACACTGAGATCCCTCCGGAAGAACATGGTCATATCATCACAGATGTTCGTTTCCAACCTAATTCAACTCAACTGGCTACGTCGTCGTTCGACAAAACTATCAAAATATGGGATGTTTCTAAG CCTGGTTACTTCGTACGAACAATTTCTGGTCACAATGCACCTGTAATGTCCCTTGATTTTCACCCGAAGAAAACCGATCTTTTCTGCTCTTGTGATACCAACAATGAGATTCGTTTCTGGAGCATCAACGCTGCTAATTGCCTTCGTGGTATAAAG GGTGCTAGCACGCAAGTACGGTATCAGCCAAAACTTGGACAAATGCTTGCTGCAGCTTCGGAAAATATTGTGTCAATTTTCGATGTTGAACAGTACAGAGGGGTCCATTCGTTTAAG GGACATTCCTCAAGTGTGCATTCTATTTGTTGGAACCCAACCGGAGAGTTGGTAGCTTCTCTTAGCGAAGACAGTGTTAAAGTATGGTCTGCGGGCTCAGGAGAATGCATCCACGAGCTCAGTTCTAGTGGAAACAAATTCCACTCTTGCGTTTATCACCCTACCTATCCCAATCTCTTGGTCATCGGTGGTTACCAG TCACTGGAGCTGTGGGACACAGGAGAGAACAAATGTATGACAATAGCGGCTCACGAGTGTGTGATCTCTGCCTTAGCTCAGTCATCTTCTACAGGAATGATGGCGTCTGCAAGTCATGACAAGTCTGTAAAGATTTGGaagtag
- the LOC103857436 gene encoding transcriptional corepressor LEUNIG_HOMOLOG isoform X2 produces MAQSNWEADKMLDVYIYDYLVKKKLHNTAKSFMTEGKVSPDPVAIDAPGGFLFEWWSVFWDIFIARTNEKHSESAAAYIEAQQGKAKEQQMQLQQLQMMRQAQMRRDPSLGGPMNAIVSDGMVGQSNNASAMAAKMYEERMKQPNPMNAETSQPHMDPRMALLKSGTSHHGQMVQGNHQGGVSAALQQLQSRTQQTPEIKSEVNLGASPRQLPVDPSTVYGQGILQSKPGMGSAGLNPGVGVLPLKGWPLTGIDNMRQGLGPQVQKAFLQNQGQFQLSPQQQQQQQIMAQVQGQGNMTNSSVYGDMDTRRFSGLPRGNLNSKDGQQNANDGSIGSPMLSNSSKLINMPQVQQSSSQQQDPLLSQQNNRKRKGPSSSGPANSTGTGNTVGPSNSQPSTPSTHTPVEGVAMTGNMQHVNNMPKGPMMYGSDAIGGLASSANQLDDMEPFGDVGALEDNVESFLSQDDGDGGSLFGTLKRNPSEHTETSKVFSFNEVGSIRRSASKVICCNFSSDGKLLASAGHDKKVFIWNMETLHTEIPPEEHGHIITDVRFQPNSTQLATSSFDKTIKIWDVSKPGYFVRTISGHNAPVMSLDFHPKKTDLFCSCDTNNEIRFWSINAANCLRGIKGASTQVRYQPKLGQMLAAASENIVSIFDVEQYRGVHSFKGHSSSVHSICWNPTGELVASLSEDSVKVWSAGSGECIHELSSSGNKFHSCVYHPTYPNLLVIGGYQSLELWDTGENKCMTIAAHECVISALAQSSSTGMMASASHDKSVKIWK; encoded by the exons ATGGCGCAGAGTAATTGGGAAGCGGATAAGAT GCTTGACGTTTACATATATGATTATTTGGTGAAGAAGAAACTTCATAACACTGCTAAGTCCTTTATGACTGAAGGAAAAGTCTCTCCTGATCCTGTTG CGATTGATGCTCCTGGTGGGTTTCTTTTTGAGTGGTGGTCTGTGTTCTGGGACATCTTTATTGCAAGGACGAATGAGAAGCATTCTGAGTCTGCTGCAGCTTATATAGAG GCGCAACAAGGTAAAGCGAAGGAGCAGCAAATGCAATTGCAGCAGCTGCAGATGATGCGCCAAGCTCAAATGCGTAGGGATCCTTCTCTTGGGGGTCCGATGAATGCTATTGTTTCTGATGGGATGGTTGGGCAGTCTAACAATGCCAGTGCTATGGCTGCAAAAATGTACGAGGAACGTATGAAGCAACCTAATCCAATGAACGCTGAGACATCCCAACCCCATATGGATCCGAGGATGGCCCTTCTCAAATCAGGAACAAGCCATCATGG TCAGATGGTCCAAGGGAATCATCAAGGAGGTGTTTCGGCAGCACTGCAGCAACTTCAGTCACGAACTCAGCAGACCCCT GAAATCAAAAGTGAAGTAAATCTTGGAGCATCTCCAAGACAACTGCCAGTGGATCCGTCTACAGTTTATGGCCAGGGGATTCTGCAATCGAAGCCTGGGATGGGGAGTGCAG GATTAAATCCTGGAGTTGGTGTTCTTCCTTTGAAGGGATGGCCATTAACT GGCATCGATAATATGCGACAAGGTCTAGGCCCTCAGGTTCAGAAAGCTTTCCTTCAAAATCAAGGTCAATTTCAGCTCTCAccacagcagcagcaacaacaacagatCATGGCTCAGGTTCAAGGGCAAGGAAATATGACTAATTCGTCCGTGTATGGCGACATGGACACTCGCAGATTTTCAGGATTGCCCAGAGGAAACCTGAATTCCAAAGATGGCCAACAGAATGCAAATGATGGTTCTATTGGATCCCCTATGCTGTCAAATTCGTCaaaa CTTATAAACATGCCGCAAGTACAGCAATCTTCTTCTCAGCAACAAGATCCTTTACTATCACAGCAG AACAACCGCAAAAGAAAAGGACCTTCATCTTCTGGTCCTGCTAACAGCACAGGGACAGGAAACACGGTCGGCCCATCCAACTCACAGCCGTCAACTCCTTCAACGCATACCCCTGTCGAAGGAGTTGCTATGACTGGTAACATGCAGCATGTGAATAACATGCCAAAAGGGCCAATGATGTATGGTTCTGATGCAATAGGTGGTCTTGCATCATCAGCAAATCAACTG GATGACATGGAACCGTTTGGAGATGTGGGAGCCCTAGAAGATAACGTTGAATCGTTTTTATCCCAAGATGATGGAGATGGAGGAAGCTTGTTTGGCACCCTAAAGCGTAACCCTTCTGAGCATACCGAAACCTCAAAGG TTTTTAGTTTCAATGAGGTTGGCTCTATAAGAAGAAGTGCCAGTAAGGTCATCTGCTGTAACTTCTCATCTGATGGAAAATTGTTGGCTAGTGCTGGACATGATAAGAAG GTGTTTATTTGGAACATGGAAACGCTACACACTGAGATCCCTCCGGAAGAACATGGTCATATCATCACAGATGTTCGTTTCCAACCTAATTCAACTCAACTGGCTACGTCGTCGTTCGACAAAACTATCAAAATATGGGATGTTTCTAAG CCTGGTTACTTCGTACGAACAATTTCTGGTCACAATGCACCTGTAATGTCCCTTGATTTTCACCCGAAGAAAACCGATCTTTTCTGCTCTTGTGATACCAACAATGAGATTCGTTTCTGGAGCATCAACGCTGCTAATTGCCTTCGTGGTATAAAG GGTGCTAGCACGCAAGTACGGTATCAGCCAAAACTTGGACAAATGCTTGCTGCAGCTTCGGAAAATATTGTGTCAATTTTCGATGTTGAACAGTACAGAGGGGTCCATTCGTTTAAG GGACATTCCTCAAGTGTGCATTCTATTTGTTGGAACCCAACCGGAGAGTTGGTAGCTTCTCTTAGCGAAGACAGTGTTAAAGTATGGTCTGCGGGCTCAGGAGAATGCATCCACGAGCTCAGTTCTAGTGGAAACAAATTCCACTCTTGCGTTTATCACCCTACCTATCCCAATCTCTTGGTCATCGGTGGTTACCAG TCACTGGAGCTGTGGGACACAGGAGAGAACAAATGTATGACAATAGCGGCTCACGAGTGTGTGATCTCTGCCTTAGCTCAGTCATCTTCTACAGGAATGATGGCGTCTGCAAGTCATGACAAGTCTGTAAAGATTTGGaagtag
- the LOC103857438 gene encoding cyclin-dependent kinase inhibitor 4 isoform X2, with amino-acid sequence MGKYIKKNKLDGEALSLMDVSPSPSPLGVLTRAKSLALQRRLQKPPSSPSPNPPPSKQKMTDCSGGSYLQLRSRRLQKKPPIVVIRSSKRRKQQQQRREEEGRNPNPNPQNSIRGSGGDGSSRSDSVAESVVFGKEKDFNGGINKELDGSERTTSRESTPCSLIQKPESIPSPGSSTKLSNSISDNSNKREESFSGSHRHLPTTPEMDEFFSGAEEEQQKQFIEKYNFDPVNEQPLPGRFEWKKVDD; translated from the exons ATGGGAAAATACATAAAGAAGAACAAACTCGACGGAGAAGCTCTATCCTTGATGGACgtctctccttctccttctccactCGGCGTTCTCACCCGAGCCAAGTCCTTAGCTCTCCAACGCCGCCTCCAAAAACCCCCCTCTTCCCCTTCTCCCAACCCTCCGCCGTCGAAACAGAAGATGACTGATTGTTCCGGCGGCTCGTATCTCCAGCTGCGGAGCCGCCGGCTCCAGAAGAAGCCTCCGATTGTCGTGATTCGCTCAAGTAAACGGAGAAAGCAACAGCAGCAGCGGAGGGAGGAAGAGGGTcgaaaccctaaccctaatccCCAAAATTCGATTCGTGGGTCCGGTGGTGATGGGTCGTCGAGGTCGGATTCGGTTGCGGAGAGTGTCGTGTTTGGTAAAGAGAAGGACTTTAACGGTGGAATCAACAAGGAGCTCGATGGCAGTGAAAG GACCACAAGTAGGGAATCCACACCATGCAGTTTGATACAAAAGCCAGAATCCATCCCAAGTCCTGGATCATCTACGAAGCTTAGCAACAGTATTAGTGACAACAGCAACAAAAGAGAAGAGAGCTTTTCAGGGAGCCATCGTCACCTACCAACTACACCTGAAATGGACGAGTTTTTCTCTGGTGCTGAAGAAGAACAACAAAAGCAATTCATTGAGAA GTACAACTTTGATCCTGTGAACGAACAACCACTACCGGGACGGTTTGAATGGAAGAAGGTAGATGATTAG
- the LOC103857438 gene encoding cyclin-dependent kinase inhibitor 4 isoform X1 gives MGKYIKKNKLDGEALSLMDVSPSPSPLGVLTRAKSLALQRRLQKPPSSPSPNPPPSKQKMTDCSGGSYLQLRSRRLQKKPPIVVIRSSKRRKQQQQRREEEGRNPNPNPQNSIRGSGGDGSSRSDSVAESVVFGKEKDFNGGINKELDGSESFNRTTSRESTPCSLIQKPESIPSPGSSTKLSNSISDNSNKREESFSGSHRHLPTTPEMDEFFSGAEEEQQKQFIEKYNFDPVNEQPLPGRFEWKKVDD, from the exons ATGGGAAAATACATAAAGAAGAACAAACTCGACGGAGAAGCTCTATCCTTGATGGACgtctctccttctccttctccactCGGCGTTCTCACCCGAGCCAAGTCCTTAGCTCTCCAACGCCGCCTCCAAAAACCCCCCTCTTCCCCTTCTCCCAACCCTCCGCCGTCGAAACAGAAGATGACTGATTGTTCCGGCGGCTCGTATCTCCAGCTGCGGAGCCGCCGGCTCCAGAAGAAGCCTCCGATTGTCGTGATTCGCTCAAGTAAACGGAGAAAGCAACAGCAGCAGCGGAGGGAGGAAGAGGGTcgaaaccctaaccctaatccCCAAAATTCGATTCGTGGGTCCGGTGGTGATGGGTCGTCGAGGTCGGATTCGGTTGCGGAGAGTGTCGTGTTTGGTAAAGAGAAGGACTTTAACGGTGGAATCAACAAGGAGCTCGATGGCAGTGAAAG CTTCAACAGGACCACAAGTAGGGAATCCACACCATGCAGTTTGATACAAAAGCCAGAATCCATCCCAAGTCCTGGATCATCTACGAAGCTTAGCAACAGTATTAGTGACAACAGCAACAAAAGAGAAGAGAGCTTTTCAGGGAGCCATCGTCACCTACCAACTACACCTGAAATGGACGAGTTTTTCTCTGGTGCTGAAGAAGAACAACAAAAGCAATTCATTGAGAA GTACAACTTTGATCCTGTGAACGAACAACCACTACCGGGACGGTTTGAATGGAAGAAGGTAGATGATTAG
- the LOC103857439 gene encoding cytochrome b5, whose amino-acid sequence MREEAKIFTLSEVSKHNHANDCWIVISGKVYNVTKFLEDHPGGDEVLLSSTGKDATDDFEDVGHSESAREMMEQYYVGEIDPTTIPKKTKYTPPKQPHYNQDKTSEFIIKILQFLVPLAILGLAVGIRIYTKAA is encoded by the exons ATGAGGGAGGAAGCAAAGATCTTCACACTTTCAGAAGTTTCAAAACACAACCACGCTAATGACTGTTGGATTGTCATCAGTGGAAAG GTGTATAATGTGACGAAGTTCCTTGAAGACCATCCTGGTGGGGATGAAGTTCTCTTGTCTTCAACAG GGAAGGATGCAACGGATGATTTTGAGGATGTGGGACACAGCGAGAGCGCCAGAGAGATGATGGAACAGTACTACGTTGGAGAGATTGATCCAACGACAATaccaaagaaaaccaaatacacACCTCCAAAACAGCCTCACTACAATCAAGACAAGACCTCTGAGTTCATAATCAAGATCCTCCAGTTCCTTGTACCCCTTGCCATTCTCGGTTTAGCAGTTGGGATTCGTATTTACACAAAGGCAGcgtag